The following is a genomic window from Bacteroidales bacterium.
CTCTTAAAACCAACAGTTTTTTAACATCTAAATTTACGTATTATGAACAATTTACGCAACAAAGTTCAGTTGATCGGTAACCTCGGTCAGAACCCCGAAATCAGGACCTTTGATAACGGAAGGTCGATGGCAAAGTTTTCTTTGGCCACCAGTGAATCATATCGTGATTCAAGCGGCAAGAAAATCCTCGAAACGCAATGGCATAATATTGTCGCATGGGGACCGATTGTGAAAACG
Proteins encoded in this region:
- the ssb gene encoding single-stranded DNA-binding protein, which translates into the protein MNNLRNKVQLIGNLGQNPEIRTFDNGRSMAKFSLATSESYRDSSGKKILETQWHNIVAWGPIVKTIEKHFLKGTGIALEGKLIHRVWEDKEGKKRFITEVVLNDFMLLKPKEAETEE